A stretch of the Blastocatellia bacterium genome encodes the following:
- the gyrA gene encoding DNA gyrase subunit A → MEQEQKIPVNIEDEMKRSYLDYAMSVIIGRALPDVRDGLKPVHRRVLWTMNELSNHYNKPYKKSARVVGDAIGKYHPHGDVAVYDTIVRLVQEFSMRVPLIDGQGNFGSVDGDAPAAMRYTEVRMAKISEMMLADIEKETVDFHTNYDETLEEPVVLPARFPNLLVNGASGIAVGMATNIPPHNLTEIIEATIYLIQNPSAVLADIIKIVQGPDFPTAGFILGREGIRQAYETGRGSIIMRARAAIDRSVRNEAREAIVVTQIPYQVNKAKLIERIAELINEKKIEDISDLRDESDREGMRIVIELKRGAVAQVVLNNLYKLTPMQTSFGIINLAIVAGQPKVLSLIETLRLFINFRKEVVRRRTEFELRKAKARQHILQGLMRALDHLDAIIKLIRAARSVVEAREGLVNQFAFSLLQAQAILDLQLQKLTGLEREKIANELKELEKRIAELEEILSNETTLKHLIIKELKEVQKDFSTERRTQIIDAEADLKLEDLIPDEDMVITVTHGGYIKRTPLTNYRNQRRGGTGKKGMTTRTEDIVSHIFIASSHSYILIFSDRGQAYTLKVHEIPDVSASGKGKAIVNLINLPGTEKVAGVLAIKEFSEDRYVVMVTRKGTIKKTQLSDFAYSRSRGILAISVDDDDELIATEISDGKKKVFIATHDGMAIYFDESDVRSMGRQAHGVRGIDLRESDYVVGVAVVTGEEKMLTIAEYGLGKRTELSEYRFQSRGGVGVINMKLTDRTGAVVAVMPVSDEDEIMIISVHGKVIRLNVGSIRETGRSAQGVKLIDTADGDYVASASLIERQDDPIPENTESK, encoded by the coding sequence ATGGAACAAGAACAAAAAATTCCTGTCAATATCGAAGACGAAATGAAACGTAGTTATTTAGACTACGCAATGTCAGTAATCATTGGCCGAGCATTGCCTGATGTGCGCGACGGCCTTAAACCCGTCCATCGTCGTGTACTATGGACAATGAACGAACTAAGCAACCACTATAACAAACCTTACAAAAAATCTGCTCGTGTGGTCGGGGACGCAATCGGCAAGTACCATCCGCATGGTGACGTAGCTGTTTATGATACCATAGTTCGCCTAGTGCAAGAATTCTCTATGAGAGTTCCTTTAATCGATGGACAGGGCAACTTTGGCAGTGTTGATGGTGATGCACCTGCTGCTATGAGATATACTGAAGTAAGAATGGCTAAGATTTCTGAGATGATGTTAGCTGATATAGAAAAAGAAACGGTGGATTTTCATACTAATTATGATGAGACATTAGAAGAACCTGTAGTTTTGCCAGCTAGATTTCCTAATTTGTTGGTCAATGGAGCATCTGGTATTGCTGTTGGTATGGCTACTAATATTCCTCCTCATAATTTAACAGAAATTATTGAAGCAACTATTTACTTAATCCAAAATCCTAGTGCTGTACTAGCAGATATAATAAAAATTGTCCAAGGGCCAGATTTTCCTACAGCCGGATTTATTTTAGGTCGTGAGGGAATACGCCAAGCTTATGAAACTGGCCGGGGTAGTATTATTATGCGTGCGCGTGCTGCTATAGACCGTTCTGTTCGTAACGAAGCACGAGAAGCAATTGTAGTTACTCAAATTCCTTACCAGGTAAACAAAGCAAAGCTAATAGAAAGAATTGCAGAGCTAATTAATGAAAAGAAAATTGAAGATATTTCTGATTTGCGGGATGAGTCTGACAGAGAAGGAATGCGTATTGTTATTGAGCTAAAACGCGGTGCTGTTGCTCAAGTGGTGCTTAATAATTTATATAAGCTTACTCCTATGCAAACTTCTTTTGGTATCATCAATTTAGCTATAGTTGCTGGTCAACCCAAGGTATTAAGCTTAATAGAAACACTACGTTTATTTATTAATTTCCGCAAAGAAGTAGTAAGACGACGTACAGAATTTGAACTGCGTAAAGCTAAGGCTCGTCAACATATTTTACAAGGTTTAATGAGGGCTTTAGACCATTTAGACGCTATTATCAAGCTAATTCGTGCTGCACGTTCTGTTGTAGAAGCACGAGAAGGTTTAGTAAATCAGTTTGCGTTTTCTCTATTACAAGCTCAAGCAATTCTTGACCTACAACTACAAAAATTAACAGGTTTAGAAAGAGAAAAAATTGCTAATGAGCTAAAAGAACTTGAAAAAAGAATTGCAGAGCTAGAAGAAATTTTAAGCAATGAAACTACGCTTAAACATTTGATTATCAAAGAGTTAAAAGAAGTACAAAAAGATTTCAGTACCGAACGTCGGACACAAATTATTGATGCTGAAGCAGACTTAAAGTTAGAGGATCTAATTCCTGATGAAGACATGGTAATTACTGTTACTCATGGTGGATATATTAAGCGTACTCCTTTAACAAATTACCGAAATCAACGTCGTGGTGGAACAGGTAAAAAAGGGATGACGACTAGGACAGAGGATATTGTTTCACATATTTTTATTGCTTCTAGCCATTCTTATATTTTGATTTTTAGCGATAGAGGACAAGCTTATACATTAAAAGTACATGAAATTCCTGATGTAAGTGCTTCGGGTAAGGGTAAAGCTATTGTTAATCTAATAAATTTACCTGGCACAGAAAAAGTAGCTGGTGTGTTAGCTATCAAAGAGTTTTCTGAAGATCGATATGTTGTAATGGTGACACGCAAAGGAACAATCAAGAAAACTCAACTATCAGACTTTGCCTATAGCCGTTCACGAGGAATTTTAGCAATTAGCGTTGATGATGATGATGAATTAATTGCTACAGAGATAAGTGATGGAAAGAAAAAAGTTTTCATTGCTACACATGATGGGATGGCGATTTATTTTGATGAATCTGATGTACGTTCAATGGGTAGACAAGCTCATGGTGTAAGAGGAATTGATCTTAGAGAAAGTGATTATGTTGTTGGAGTTGCAGTAGTAACGGGAGAAGAAAAAATGCTAACTATAGCTGAGTATGGTTTAGGAAAACGTACAGAATTATCTGAATATAGATTTCAATCTCGTGGTGGGGTTGGAGTAATAAATATGAAACTAACAGATCGAACTGGTGCTGTTGTGGCTGTGATGCCTGTTAGCGACGAAGATGAGATCATGATTATAAGTGTTCATGGAAAAGTCATTCGCTTAAATGTTGGTAGTATTAGGGAAACAGGACGCAGTGCGCAAGGAGTAAAACTTATTGATACAGCAGATGGAGATTATGTTGCATCGGCTTCATTGATTGAGCGTCAAGATGATCCAATACCAGAAAATACTGAAAGCAAATAA
- a CDS encoding tetratricopeptide repeat protein, translating into MSNLAVEVSQEELTFLMEAATIYRDAGKYQQAREVVLGLIALRPESDIPLVTYGTILFAENNFDEAIEYYKSAIEKNSASAYAYVHLGEAYFMKKDFSIAREHLTRAIELSSDGPHGQMAKSILEVIE; encoded by the coding sequence ATGTCAAATTTAGCAGTAGAAGTTTCTCAAGAAGAGTTAACATTTTTAATGGAAGCAGCAACTATTTATCGTGATGCTGGTAAATATCAACAAGCCCGCGAAGTAGTTCTTGGCCTTATAGCTCTTAGACCTGAATCTGACATTCCACTAGTTACTTATGGAACAATTCTTTTTGCAGAAAATAATTTCGATGAAGCAATTGAATATTATAAGTCTGCAATAGAAAAAAACTCTGCTAGTGCTTATGCTTATGTACATTTAGGTGAAGCATACTTTATGAAAAAAGATTTTTCTATAGCACGTGAACACCTAACACGTGCTATAGAACTTAGCTCAGATGGCCCTCATGGACAAATGGCTAAGTCTATATTAGAGGTTATTGAATAG
- a CDS encoding aldehyde dehydrogenase family protein: MVKDYPLLIAGERETSSEQIEIRSPFNGELIGTTYQATPNQINRAIALASEAFRLTRRLPTYRRVEVLLNAAAEVRKRSEEISRLIALEAGKPIKAARIEVARAANTLTLAAEEAKRLNGEVLPLDLDASSQGRMAIVRRFPIGLMTAITPFNFPLNLAVHKLAPAVAIGCPFILKPAPQTPLTGLVLGEILLNAGWPAQALSVLACRNEDANPLVVDPRVKILSFTGSVAVGWQLKKAAFDRRVVLELGGNAGVAVHSDADLDFAISRCVAGGFGYAGQVCISVQRIYVHSPIYQEFTDKFLNLTKTLKIGNPLDEQTDLGPMISEKEATRAESWIKEALDHNAKLLCGGSRSGNIFQPTVLTNVDPELKVQSQEIFAPVVTLTPYETFDEAIEMIDKSSFGLQAGIFTQDIKAIFQAYERLEVGGLIVRDIPTYRAETMPYGGVKDSGFGREGIRYAIEEMTELKTLVLNLD, translated from the coding sequence ATGGTCAAAGATTACCCTTTATTGATTGCTGGAGAACGTGAAACTAGCTCTGAACAAATAGAAATTCGCTCGCCTTTTAATGGTGAGTTAATAGGAACTACCTATCAAGCTACACCTAATCAAATTAATAGAGCAATTGCGCTTGCCTCAGAAGCATTTCGTCTAACACGTCGTCTTCCTACCTACAGACGAGTGGAAGTTTTATTAAATGCAGCCGCTGAAGTAAGAAAGCGTAGTGAAGAAATTAGTAGGTTAATTGCCTTAGAAGCAGGTAAACCAATAAAAGCGGCTCGTATAGAAGTTGCTCGCGCCGCTAACACTTTGACTTTGGCAGCAGAGGAAGCTAAACGCCTAAATGGTGAAGTATTGCCCTTAGACCTAGATGCTAGCTCCCAAGGTCGTATGGCGATAGTCCGACGTTTCCCTATAGGGCTGATGACGGCTATTACACCTTTTAATTTTCCACTAAATTTAGCAGTCCATAAACTTGCACCTGCTGTTGCTATTGGTTGTCCATTTATCTTAAAACCTGCTCCACAAACACCTTTAACAGGTTTAGTTTTAGGAGAAATCTTACTTAATGCAGGTTGGCCTGCTCAAGCATTAAGTGTTTTAGCTTGTCGCAATGAAGACGCTAACCCTCTAGTAGTTGACCCTAGAGTAAAAATTCTTTCCTTTACTGGTAGCGTTGCGGTTGGTTGGCAATTAAAAAAGGCTGCTTTTGATCGTCGGGTTGTTTTAGAGCTAGGTGGAAATGCTGGTGTTGCTGTACATTCTGATGCAGATTTAGACTTTGCTATCTCTCGTTGTGTTGCAGGCGGTTTTGGTTATGCTGGTCAAGTTTGTATTTCTGTACAAAGAATTTATGTTCATAGCCCTATTTATCAAGAGTTTACAGACAAATTCTTAAACCTTACAAAAACCTTAAAAATAGGCAATCCCTTAGATGAACAAACTGACCTTGGCCCAATGATTAGCGAAAAAGAAGCCACTAGAGCAGAGTCTTGGATTAAAGAAGCCCTTGACCATAATGCAAAACTTCTTTGTGGCGGTAGTCGTAGCGGCAATATTTTCCAACCAACTGTTTTAACAAATGTTGACCCTGAATTAAAAGTTCAATCCCAAGAAATTTTTGCTCCTGTTGTTACACTTACTCCTTATGAAACATTTGACGAAGCTATAGAAATGATTGATAAATCAAGCTTTGGTCTACAAGCAGGGATTTTTACCCAAGATATTAAAGCCATTTTCCAAGCTTATGAGCGTTTAGAAGTAGGTGGTTTAATAGTAAGAGATATTCCTACTTATCGTGCTGAAACTATGCCCTATGGAGGGGTTAAAGATTCCGGCTTTGGTCGTGAAGGAATACGCTATGCTATTGAAGAAATGACTGAGCTAAAAACCCTAGTCCTAAATTTAGATTAA
- a CDS encoding M20/M25/M40 family metallo-hydrolase, with translation MSRSFPNLDKYIDSVRAEFEDKLAEFVEIPTVSMEPERRADIERGGDLAVEYLQSVGVKAEKAPTAGYPCVIGHLVRNESYPTVTIYNHLDVQPANAAEWHKPPFTFFKEDGRYEGRGTTDDKGPALTALYAVRYALEQDIPLNFRFLWELEEEIGSPNFDAFLKPRISEFTTNSVLISDTIWINRQKPAVPYGLRGLLTFTLTLQTGSKDVHSGLVGGAARNPIGELCKVIDKCYDAQTGQVKIDGFYDDLIPTTQQQLDSFLASGFNVERFKQVYGLKNLRFAEAAGVLTAIMSRPTFEVHGITGGYSGVGVKTIVPHQAEAKISVRLVPNMDGVRVFNLIKDFVKSINSDVEVNFQASAPPYLGHFTGPFADAARHAMKFAFGEEPAFTREGGTIGACVSMQKYLNAPLIFLGLSLPEHGYHEPNENYDWQQASGGIKMFVRYFDEISKIK, from the coding sequence ATGAGTAGATCTTTTCCTAACTTAGATAAATATATTGATAGCGTTCGTGCAGAATTTGAAGATAAATTAGCAGAATTTGTTGAAATTCCTACTGTTAGCATGGAACCAGAACGACGTGCAGATATTGAACGTGGTGGAGATCTAGCAGTTGAATATTTACAGTCTGTTGGTGTAAAAGCAGAAAAAGCTCCTACGGCAGGTTATCCTTGTGTTATTGGTCATTTGGTTAGAAATGAGTCTTATCCAACTGTAACTATTTATAACCACTTAGATGTACAACCTGCTAATGCAGCAGAATGGCATAAACCTCCATTTACTTTTTTTAAGGAAGATGGGCGTTATGAAGGTCGAGGCACTACAGATGATAAAGGCCCTGCTCTAACTGCCCTTTATGCTGTACGCTATGCCTTAGAGCAAGATATACCTCTTAACTTTCGCTTTTTGTGGGAGTTAGAAGAAGAAATTGGTAGCCCTAATTTTGATGCTTTCCTAAAACCAAGAATAAGTGAATTTACTACAAACTCTGTATTAATTTCTGATACCATTTGGATTAACCGACAAAAACCAGCCGTTCCTTATGGGCTACGTGGACTTTTAACTTTTACCTTAACTTTGCAAACTGGAAGTAAAGATGTGCATTCTGGCCTTGTTGGTGGTGCAGCACGTAACCCTATTGGTGAACTCTGCAAAGTTATTGATAAGTGTTATGATGCTCAAACAGGACAAGTAAAAATAGATGGTTTTTATGATGATTTAATACCTACTACACAGCAACAATTAGATAGCTTTTTAGCTTCTGGTTTTAATGTTGAAAGATTTAAGCAAGTTTATGGGCTAAAGAATTTACGTTTTGCTGAAGCAGCAGGTGTTTTAACTGCAATTATGAGCCGCCCAACTTTTGAAGTTCATGGAATTACTGGGGGCTATAGCGGTGTAGGAGTAAAAACTATTGTTCCTCATCAAGCAGAAGCAAAAATTAGTGTTAGACTTGTTCCAAATATGGACGGAGTAAGGGTTTTTAACTTAATAAAAGATTTTGTTAAATCTATTAACTCAGATGTAGAAGTAAATTTTCAAGCTTCTGCTCCACCATATCTAGGCCACTTTACAGGGCCTTTTGCTGATGCTGCTCGCCATGCAATGAAATTTGCCTTTGGTGAAGAACCAGCATTTACTAGAGAAGGTGGAACTATTGGAGCTTGTGTTTCTATGCAAAAATACTTAAATGCTCCGCTGATCTTTCTGGGATTAAGTTTGCCAGAACATGGTTATCATGAACCTAATGAAAATTATGACTGGCAACAAGCTTCTGGCGGGATAAAAATGTTTGTGCGCTACTTTGATGAAATAAGCAAAATCAAATAA
- the hpt gene encoding hypoxanthine phosphoribosyltransferase, giving the protein MITNLQPSEFSQPNLEVLISAENIQARIKELGAKITQDYVGKNLLLICVLKGACIFLGDLVRNIDLPLSLDFMAVSSYGADSKSSGEVRILKDLDTSLKGKDILVVEDIVDTGLTLNYLQDIFRRRDANSVAVVALLDKPSRRIRQVEVAYVGFEIPNAFVVGYGLDYAERYRNLPFVGVLKEEKNT; this is encoded by the coding sequence ATGATTACAAATCTACAACCTTCAGAATTTAGCCAGCCTAATTTAGAAGTACTAATTAGTGCTGAAAACATACAAGCTCGAATTAAAGAACTAGGAGCTAAGATCACTCAAGATTATGTAGGCAAAAATCTTTTACTTATTTGTGTATTAAAAGGAGCTTGTATTTTTTTAGGTGATTTAGTACGAAATATTGACCTACCTTTATCTTTAGATTTTATGGCTGTTTCTAGCTATGGTGCAGATTCAAAATCATCTGGAGAAGTAAGAATCCTTAAAGATTTAGATACAAGTCTAAAAGGTAAAGATATTTTAGTAGTAGAAGATATTGTTGATACGGGTTTAACACTAAATTATTTACAAGATATTTTTCGCCGTAGAGATGCTAACTCTGTAGCAGTAGTAGCTTTACTAGATAAACCCTCTAGACGTATTCGACAAGTAGAAGTAGCCTATGTTGGTTTTGAAATTCCTAATGCTTTTGTTGTTGGTTATGGACTAGATTATGCAGAACGTTACCGGAATTTACCTTTTGTTGGTGTCTTAAAAGAAGAAAAAAATACTTAA
- a CDS encoding CBS domain-containing protein, which produces MRTVNQLLKQKPKEVYSVTPNTTVFDTLTLMAKKDIGAVIVMEDEKLVGIMSERDYARKIILKGKSSKETLVEEIMTSKISVIGLENTVEECMVLMTEKRIRHLPVIKDKKVLGLISIGDVVKDIIEEQQFLIKQLEMYIAS; this is translated from the coding sequence ATGAGAACAGTTAATCAACTCTTAAAACAAAAGCCAAAAGAAGTTTACTCAGTTACACCTAACACAACAGTATTTGACACCTTAACATTAATGGCAAAAAAAGATATTGGTGCTGTAATAGTTATGGAAGACGAAAAGCTAGTAGGCATTATGTCGGAAAGAGATTATGCTAGAAAAATTATCTTAAAAGGAAAATCTTCAAAAGAAACCTTAGTAGAAGAAATAATGACTAGTAAAATCTCTGTTATAGGCTTAGAAAATACTGTAGAAGAATGTATGGTTTTAATGACAGAAAAAAGGATACGCCATTTACCTGTTATTAAAGATAAGAAAGTTCTAGGTCTAATTTCTATAGGAGATGTTGTTAAAGATATTATTGAAGAACAACAATTTTTAATTAAACAACTAGAAATGTATATTGCTAGCTAA
- a CDS encoding SEC-C domain-containing protein, with protein sequence MAAKIGRNDPCPCGSGKKYKKCHGDGAAAMPQTAERNVVRPRNLLETNVVLLYAVADIFGLKRGFRWKDVKRNISAEQISNLYRVIAELYPANTNILSLLPKDDKLRAFYVGDMDPQLTGHNMARMGLYVDEMLFIAPLYNPHCAVNKLNPIHNPELFKIDTYKLIYFLYLLGPALNSGIVRFIPNPGIFDSSLQLDFLSAAYARANGKEVSKDNMETLRLDYSNDLHKVIRAESAEAREAQLRKMYPHLTDQEINLTLPYLEQLGKEQSSVVLTKEVEQRLIETAAQILAVRAGINTDTAIHICQYTGAMPYTGTSWRWQELLSTANNDAEKDNWTSLTEAFQSQEFGFLNNVERGFVGEFHSMKRLEGTRDYMRRVWQAADSKLNAESAENSVADLQNELVTEQQKASAEWARMRQETKQWIARVSDPDSTLEPVVNGKFNLSLPNNGFTTIVGQEKFASLANAETIKTKVPAAVYIELT encoded by the coding sequence ATGGCAGCGAAAATTGGCCGTAATGATCCTTGTCCTTGTGGTAGTGGAAAAAAATATAAAAAATGTCATGGTGATGGTGCTGCTGCTATGCCACAAACAGCAGAAAGAAATGTTGTTAGGCCACGCAATTTATTAGAAACTAACGTAGTTTTACTTTATGCTGTGGCTGATATCTTTGGCCTAAAACGAGGCTTTAGATGGAAGGATGTTAAACGTAATATTTCTGCTGAACAAATTTCCAATCTTTACCGTGTGATTGCGGAATTATATCCAGCTAACACAAATATACTTAGTTTATTACCAAAAGATGATAAACTTAGGGCTTTTTATGTTGGTGATATGGATCCACAACTTACTGGACATAATATGGCGAGAATGGGTCTTTATGTAGATGAAATGCTATTTATTGCACCCCTTTATAACCCACATTGTGCAGTAAATAAACTTAATCCTATTCATAATCCAGAATTATTTAAGATAGATACTTACAAACTAATTTACTTTCTCTATTTGCTAGGCCCGGCTCTAAATTCAGGCATTGTAAGATTTATACCTAATCCAGGAATTTTTGATAGTTCTTTACAACTAGATTTCTTAAGTGCTGCATATGCTAGAGCTAATGGAAAAGAAGTTAGTAAAGATAATATGGAAACTCTACGTTTAGACTATAGCAATGATTTACATAAAGTTATTCGTGCTGAGTCGGCAGAAGCTAGAGAAGCACAGTTAAGAAAAATGTACCCACACTTAACAGACCAAGAAATTAACTTAACTCTGCCATATCTTGAACAATTAGGTAAAGAACAGTCGTCTGTTGTTCTTACCAAAGAAGTTGAGCAAAGGTTAATAGAAACTGCTGCTCAAATATTAGCTGTACGTGCTGGAATAAATACAGATACAGCAATACATATTTGTCAATATACTGGAGCAATGCCTTATACAGGTACTTCCTGGCGTTGGCAAGAACTTTTAAGTACAGCAAATAATGATGCAGAAAAAGACAACTGGACAAGCTTAACCGAAGCTTTTCAATCACAAGAATTTGGTTTCTTAAATAATGTTGAACGTGGTTTTGTAGGAGAATTTCACTCAATGAAAAGGCTAGAAGGCACTCGTGATTATATGCGACGTGTTTGGCAAGCCGCAGATAGCAAATTAAATGCTGAAAGTGCAGAAAATTCTGTAGCTGATTTACAAAATGAATTAGTAACAGAACAACAAAAAGCTTCAGCAGAATGGGCGCGAATGCGTCAGGAAACTAAACAATGGATTGCTAGAGTATCAGATCCAGACAGCACTTTAGAACCTGTAGTTAATGGTAAATTTAACCTAAGTCTGCCAAATAATGGATTTACTACTATAGTTGGACAAGAAAAATTTGCTTCGCTTGCAAATGCTGAGACAATCAAAACAAAAGTACCAGCAGCGGTTTATATAGAACTCACTTAG
- the deoC gene encoding deoxyribose-phosphate aldolase: MQAAVAAGASRLGLASIDSLSARDMGQYIDHTLLKAEATRAEINKLCLEAAEYHFASVCVNPIWVKESAKQLCASGVEVCTVVGFPLGANASDTKVYEARRAIFEGAREIDMVIQIGALKSQDYNLVEDDIAMLADAVHREDALLKVIIETALLTDEEKIKACLLSKSAGADYVKTSTGFSKAGATVKDVSLMRRVVGADMGVKAAGGVRDFTGAKEMLMAGATRIGASVGVKIVQNMSASANTNY; this comes from the coding sequence ATGCAGGCGGCTGTTGCTGCTGGAGCATCACGCTTAGGGCTAGCTTCAATAGATTCACTTTCTGCCCGCGATATGGGCCAATATATTGACCATACTTTATTAAAAGCTGAAGCTACACGTGCAGAAATTAATAAACTTTGTTTAGAAGCTGCCGAGTATCATTTTGCTTCTGTTTGTGTTAACCCTATTTGGGTAAAAGAATCTGCTAAACAGCTTTGTGCAAGCGGGGTTGAAGTTTGTACTGTAGTTGGGTTTCCTCTAGGTGCTAATGCTTCTGATACTAAAGTTTATGAAGCGCGTAGGGCAATTTTTGAAGGTGCTAGAGAAATTGATATGGTGATTCAAATTGGAGCATTAAAGTCTCAAGACTATAACTTGGTTGAAGATGATATTGCTATGCTAGCAGATGCAGTTCATAGAGAAGATGCACTGCTAAAAGTAATTATTGAAACGGCTTTGCTAACAGATGAAGAAAAGATAAAAGCTTGTTTATTATCAAAATCTGCTGGTGCTGATTATGTAAAAACATCTACAGGTTTTTCTAAAGCTGGTGCTACTGTTAAGGATGTTTCTTTGATGCGGCGTGTGGTTGGTGCAGATATGGGTGTAAAAGCTGCTGGTGGAGTAAGGGATTTTACTGGCGCAAAAGAAATGCTAATGGCAGGTGCTACCCGAATTGGGGCTAGTGTTGGTGTAAAAATCGTCCAAAATATGTCAGCAAGTGCTAATACAAATTACTAA
- a CDS encoding RpiB/LacA/LacB family sugar-phosphate isomerase, whose protein sequence is MIDLSEKQVITEEDLKNISHKETLQLAEQVIITPLARDLINTRSLEIIRKRRGKKITRLAIAADHGGYEMKEDLKKYLEELGIDYQDFGSYDTKAVDYPDYAFIVASNVSQGNFSLGIIIDGAGIGSCMAANKIPGIRAAMANTVALARNSREHNDANVLTLGGKAITFELMREIVKVWLETTITEERHLNRVAKIIDIEKKFLRK, encoded by the coding sequence ATGATTGATCTATCAGAAAAACAAGTTATTACTGAAGAAGACTTAAAAAACATCTCTCACAAAGAAACGCTTCAATTAGCAGAGCAAGTTATAATCACGCCACTAGCTAGAGATTTAATCAACACTCGCAGCTTAGAAATTATCCGAAAACGTCGTGGTAAAAAAATTACTCGTCTAGCAATTGCTGCCGATCATGGCGGTTATGAAATGAAAGAAGACTTAAAAAAATACTTAGAAGAATTGGGTATAGATTATCAAGATTTTGGCTCTTATGACACAAAGGCAGTGGATTATCCAGATTATGCTTTTATAGTAGCTAGTAATGTGTCACAGGGTAATTTTTCATTAGGCATTATTATTGATGGTGCGGGAATAGGTTCTTGTATGGCTGCTAATAAAATACCAGGTATAAGAGCAGCAATGGCTAATACAGTTGCTTTAGCACGTAATAGCCGAGAACATAATGATGCTAATGTTTTAACATTAGGCGGAAAAGCTATTACATTTGAATTAATGCGTGAGATTGTAAAAGTTTGGTTAGAAACTACCATAACAGAGGAACGACACTTAAACCGAGTTGCTAAAATTATTGATATTGAGAAAAAATTTTTAAGAAAGTAA
- a CDS encoding BON domain-containing protein: protein MKLTKKGYLVISGIVIVLILSGSLYLYFSSPKVRDWVRKQISSQNNVATSNPTSTPANTPINTPANVPISNNIQLSDAEIKANLLQAILKNSDWRKDELEITVNNGTVVLTGQIIDAAHQTGLEQLAHTTTGVKTVSSKLTVSSINNSASNSTSAINESSDEKLAKEIEFACYKTDAFNLKTIKISAKDGLVILSGEVRSQAEKLLAEHIAKETIGVKNVTNTLEVKEN from the coding sequence ATGAAGTTAACAAAAAAAGGCTATCTTGTTATTAGTGGTATTGTTATTGTACTAATTTTGTCTGGAAGTCTTTATCTTTACTTTTCATCTCCAAAAGTGCGTGATTGGGTTCGGAAACAAATCAGTAGCCAAAATAATGTAGCAACTAGTAATCCTACTAGCACCCCCGCTAACACCCCAATTAATACCCCTGCTAATGTGCCTATCAGCAACAATATTCAGTTATCAGACGCAGAAATTAAAGCTAACTTACTCCAAGCTATTCTTAAAAACTCTGATTGGCGTAAAGACGAACTAGAAATAACTGTTAATAATGGTACGGTAGTATTAACAGGACAAATTATTGATGCAGCCCATCAAACAGGATTAGAACAGCTTGCCCACACTACTACAGGTGTTAAAACTGTTTCAAGCAAATTAACAGTTTCATCTATCAATAATTCTGCTAGTAACTCTACGTCTGCTATTAATGAATCTAGTGACGAAAAGTTAGCCAAAGAAATAGAATTTGCTTGTTATAAAACAGACGCTTTTAACCTAAAAACTATAAAAATATCTGCCAAAGATGGTTTAGTGATCCTTTCAGGTGAAGTTAGATCTCAAGCAGAAAAACTTTTAGCCGAACATATCGCCAAGGAAACCATAGGAGTCAAAAACGTTACCAACACCCTAGAAGTCAAAGAAAATTAA